Proteins encoded within one genomic window of Granulicella pectinivorans:
- a CDS encoding GGDEF domain-containing protein has protein sequence MTNPNLDPASGSLASLLAAMDCVALEVSGYDVRIVSAIPPWLDALSEADPRAVEVVSLLPFLEVFLNEAVAFWAGGSLGRLQSDFWTQTNSSNEEVHLLAFAAVIDGRQLIVIRSANDLYEERQRWQLYAHQTAIQLQLIERLKGELEKSSAALQAANDRLSELSIRDGLTGLYNRRHFDQTFQLELNRSMRTGEPLSVLFMDIDKFKVLNDTYGHSVGDDCLRAVAKVLADTVRRPTDMVARFGGEEFAVLLPATEAADAFLIATTINKAVRALDFPNKNSEVGPYVTASLGAYTRQPDGYRTMAQILESVDAALYRAKKEGRNRVIVATKLERLNDTHSGS, from the coding sequence GTGACGAACCCTAATCTCGATCCCGCCTCTGGTTCCCTTGCCTCGCTGCTGGCCGCGATGGATTGCGTGGCGCTGGAGGTGAGCGGTTACGATGTTCGCATCGTCAGCGCGATTCCACCATGGCTCGACGCGTTGTCGGAGGCCGACCCGCGTGCTGTCGAGGTGGTGTCTCTGCTGCCCTTTCTGGAGGTCTTCCTGAACGAGGCGGTTGCCTTTTGGGCAGGGGGAAGTCTTGGGCGGCTGCAATCGGACTTCTGGACCCAGACAAACTCCTCGAACGAGGAGGTTCATCTGCTGGCGTTTGCCGCCGTGATCGATGGCAGGCAGTTGATCGTAATTCGCTCTGCCAACGACCTGTACGAAGAGCGGCAGCGGTGGCAGCTTTATGCGCACCAGACGGCGATCCAGTTGCAGTTGATCGAGCGGCTGAAGGGGGAGCTGGAGAAGTCCTCGGCGGCGTTGCAGGCGGCGAACGACCGGTTGAGCGAGCTCTCGATTCGCGACGGTCTGACGGGTCTCTACAATCGCCGTCACTTCGACCAGACGTTTCAATTGGAGTTGAACCGCTCCATGCGCACGGGCGAGCCGCTGTCCGTGCTGTTTATGGATATAGACAAGTTCAAAGTGCTGAACGATACTTATGGACATTCGGTTGGCGATGATTGCTTAAGGGCGGTAGCCAAGGTGCTGGCGGATACGGTGCGGCGCCCGACCGATATGGTGGCGCGCTTCGGCGGCGAAGAGTTCGCGGTTCTGCTTCCAGCCACCGAGGCCGCGGATGCGTTTCTGATTGCGACCACCATCAATAAGGCGGTTCGTGCACTGGATTTTCCGAACAAGAACTCCGAGGTCGGTCCTTACGTGACGGCCAGCCTGGGAGCGTATACCCGGCAACCGGATGGGTATCGCACCATGGCGCAGATTCTGGAGTCGGTGGATGCGGCTCTCTATCGCGCGAAAAAAGAGGGCCGTAACCGGGTCATCGTCGCGACGAAACTGGAACGATTGAACGACACACACAGCGGGAGCTAG
- a CDS encoding OmpA family protein, which yields MARERPSVYDAIRPDSETHFSELQELLVGEYIRDLRDHRERLEKLEADAVQSSHVVARSLATESKKDPKIRKVLSPVVEDALRISVEENPSMMAGILFPMIGEAVRKAVGQAVQQMMDSTNELLANSLSAERIGWRIEAWRTGKNFAEVALAHSLSYRVEHIYVIHRTTGLLLGQVTNQANLLQDSDMVVGMLTAIQDFVRDSFTSNQQADLDVIQVGEFKIWLQHGPIALLAAVISGQPKAGLRDVLVRQVEYIHRNFQVGMARFETTGQAIPGLEESLGECLVEEVKKPKKQQSYLKFKIAGVVLLALLCAATFFYFRRALIWNDYIQRLRHQPGIVVIEETRDWTSLSVRGLRDPMAIDPISLLGKYDLSPTQVSEHWEPYYSLDPRFANVRRLNNEADALRKVAVRFQVDSTTLPIDQLALLDTIGDQIQELATDASRQRRYVHIQVFGHTDRTGTSARNDALSKNRADWIVRFLVARGIDASLLSAAGLSDKQPGNSEQMQEGQDLDRRVTFSVDLR from the coding sequence TTGGCACGAGAACGCCCATCGGTGTATGACGCCATCCGCCCTGACTCCGAGACGCACTTCTCCGAGCTGCAGGAGCTGCTGGTTGGCGAGTATATCCGGGATCTGCGCGATCATCGCGAGCGGCTCGAAAAGCTCGAGGCGGACGCGGTGCAGAGTAGTCACGTGGTGGCACGCTCCCTTGCGACGGAGTCGAAGAAGGATCCGAAGATCAGGAAGGTGCTCTCCCCGGTTGTGGAAGATGCGCTAAGGATCTCGGTGGAGGAGAATCCGTCGATGATGGCGGGGATTCTCTTCCCCATGATCGGCGAGGCGGTCCGCAAGGCTGTTGGACAAGCCGTGCAGCAGATGATGGATTCAACGAACGAGCTGCTGGCTAACAGCCTCTCGGCCGAGCGCATCGGGTGGCGCATCGAGGCGTGGAGGACGGGGAAGAACTTCGCGGAGGTGGCGCTGGCGCATAGCCTTTCGTACCGCGTCGAGCACATCTACGTGATCCATCGCACTACGGGTCTTTTGCTGGGCCAGGTGACGAACCAGGCGAACCTGCTGCAGGACTCGGACATGGTGGTCGGGATGTTGACTGCCATCCAGGACTTCGTCCGCGATTCGTTTACCTCGAACCAGCAGGCCGATCTCGACGTGATCCAGGTAGGCGAGTTCAAGATCTGGCTGCAGCATGGACCGATCGCCCTGCTGGCTGCCGTGATCAGCGGACAGCCAAAGGCCGGGCTGCGCGATGTGCTGGTGCGGCAAGTCGAGTATATTCACCGGAACTTTCAGGTGGGCATGGCACGGTTCGAGACGACCGGGCAAGCCATTCCGGGGCTCGAGGAGAGCCTGGGGGAGTGCCTGGTCGAAGAGGTGAAGAAGCCGAAGAAACAGCAGTCTTACCTGAAGTTCAAGATTGCCGGAGTGGTGCTGCTGGCTTTGCTTTGCGCGGCTACATTTTTCTATTTTCGGCGCGCCCTGATCTGGAACGACTACATCCAGAGGCTGCGGCATCAGCCAGGAATCGTCGTGATTGAGGAGACACGCGACTGGACGAGCCTGTCGGTACGGGGGTTGCGGGATCCGATGGCGATCGACCCGATATCACTGCTGGGGAAGTATGACCTTTCGCCGACGCAGGTTTCCGAGCATTGGGAGCCGTACTATTCGCTCGATCCGCGATTCGCCAATGTGCGAAGGCTGAACAACGAAGCAGACGCGCTGCGGAAGGTGGCGGTTCGTTTCCAGGTCGACTCCACGACGTTGCCCATCGACCAGCTTGCGCTGCTGGATACGATCGGCGACCAGATTCAGGAGCTGGCGACAGATGCGAGCCGGCAGAGGCGCTATGTCCATATCCAGGTGTTTGGCCATACGGATCGTACCGGCACCTCGGCGCGCAATGACGCGTTGAGCAAGAATCGCGCGGACTGGATCGTCCGCTTTCTCGTGGCACGCGGCATCGATGCCAGTCTTCTGTCCGCCGCGGGACTGAGTGACAAGCAGCCGGGAAACAGTGAGCAGATGCAGGAAGGGCAGGATCTCGACCGGAGGGTTACGTTCTCCGTGGACCTACGCTGA
- a CDS encoding (R)-mandelonitrile lyase, giving the protein MEIKKIGTQPSGTGPADWFTGTVRIDPLFQAPDPARVAGAAVTFEPGARTAWHTHPLGQTLIVTAGFGRVQRDGGPVEEIRPGDVVWFSPGEKHWHGASPTTAMTHIAIQERLDGKVVDWMEHVTDEQYRA; this is encoded by the coding sequence ATGGAGATCAAAAAGATTGGCACGCAGCCTTCCGGCACAGGCCCGGCAGACTGGTTCACGGGCACGGTTCGGATCGATCCGCTCTTCCAGGCGCCCGACCCCGCACGCGTAGCCGGAGCCGCGGTCACGTTTGAGCCAGGAGCACGCACCGCTTGGCACACGCATCCCCTCGGGCAGACGCTCATCGTCACCGCCGGCTTCGGCCGCGTGCAGCGCGATGGTGGACCCGTCGAAGAGATCCGCCCGGGCGATGTCGTCTGGTTCTCTCCCGGAGAGAAGCACTGGCACGGAGCCTCACCCACCACGGCGATGACCCACATCGCGATTCAGGAGCGTCTCGATGGCAAAGTGGTCGATTGGATGGAGCACGTCACCGACGAGCAGTATCGAGCGTAG
- a CDS encoding glycoside hydrolase family 16 protein: protein MTSFGRKRAGILVCVCLVLLAGCHQPSRDHRPKITITEVPKADLGGPQKMGYLAGSVSDAEPGDHVVLYARSGVWWLQPFANNPLTTIQPDQVWKNSTHLGIEYAALLVEPGFHPALRLAALPAVGNGVLAVTSLKGEGSETIIPKVLHFSGYDWTVNTSDNDRGGVTNSYDPDNAWVDAKGYLHLRMMSRNGKLSCAEVSLERSLGYGLYRFVVQDSAHLDPSATVGLFTFDELSANENRTNELDIELSRWGNAASKNAQYVVQPFFVPENVSRFMAPAGELTHSFRWEPGKVTFQTTRGAALGTGQKLVSEKVFTSGVPVPASEKVHMDLYDFQHSKNPSRLPTEVVVEKFEYLP, encoded by the coding sequence ATGACTTCCTTTGGCCGGAAACGAGCGGGGATCCTTGTCTGCGTTTGTCTGGTTTTGCTGGCAGGATGCCATCAGCCGAGCCGCGACCATCGCCCCAAGATCACCATCACCGAAGTCCCCAAGGCCGATCTGGGTGGACCGCAGAAGATGGGCTACCTGGCAGGCAGCGTGAGCGACGCTGAGCCCGGCGACCATGTCGTGCTGTATGCCCGGAGCGGGGTCTGGTGGCTGCAGCCGTTCGCCAACAACCCCCTGACGACGATTCAGCCCGACCAGGTCTGGAAGAACTCCACGCACCTGGGGATCGAGTATGCGGCGCTGCTGGTGGAACCGGGCTTCCATCCGGCTTTGCGGCTGGCGGCGCTGCCGGCCGTCGGGAACGGTGTGCTGGCTGTGACCTCCCTGAAGGGAGAGGGCAGCGAGACGATCATACCCAAGGTGCTTCACTTCAGCGGATACGACTGGACGGTGAACACTTCGGATAACGACCGGGGCGGAGTGACGAATTCGTACGATCCGGATAACGCGTGGGTGGATGCGAAGGGCTATCTGCATCTGCGCATGATGAGCCGCAATGGAAAGCTGTCGTGCGCCGAGGTTTCCCTGGAGCGCAGTCTTGGGTATGGCCTGTATCGGTTTGTGGTGCAGGATAGCGCGCATCTTGACCCTTCCGCCACGGTGGGACTGTTCACGTTCGATGAGCTGAGCGCGAACGAGAACCGCACCAATGAACTGGATATCGAGCTGAGCCGGTGGGGGAATGCCGCGAGCAAGAACGCACAATATGTCGTTCAGCCGTTCTTCGTTCCGGAGAATGTGTCGCGCTTTATGGCACCGGCAGGCGAGCTTACGCACTCGTTTCGCTGGGAGCCCGGCAAGGTGACGTTCCAGACGACACGGGGCGCGGCTCTGGGTACCGGACAGAAGCTGGTTAGCGAAAAGGTGTTTACCTCAGGCGTTCCGGTGCCGGCGAGCGAGAAGGTCCACATGGATCTGTATGACTTTCAGCACTCCAAGAATCCCTCCAGACTGCCGACCGAGGTGGTGGTTGAAAAGTTCGAATATCTTCCGTAG
- a CDS encoding sensor histidine kinase — translation MLLGLCLVQTGAALDRTKSMSQYIHERWDAEKGFLGGQVHAIGESNDGYLWVGTERGLLRYDGFTFTLMQQPLRNAEPLGAIRSLVSDGEGNLWIRMDGPRLLRYRDGVFEDASAQIPQSAFLFSAMASDEANGMLLSGLGGGTFLYRNRTFETVAGAESFPGTVTSLAMTRDGAVWTATREGGLSRTLGGSVSNRSGALGGKKVDSLLQSNDGGLWVGTESGLLLLTARGTVAADFSSLTRHLAILALAKDRSGNLWIGTNRGLLRITASGAASFDLLSNEEGSEVTAVYVDHEGSLWYGGAHGIECLRDGAFTTYAGEQGVPHQAIGPLSIDNDGRTWFAPLSGGLYFLKDGHTTRITAAGLTDDVVYSISGSGDEVWVGRQRGGLTGLSVNGGRVTARTFTQRAGLAQNTVYSVHAHQDGTVWAGTVSAGVSRLKDGRFTNFSTANGLSSNDVKSIAEGHDGTMWFATSAGLDSFKDGRWTAWTARDGLPASGIESIYEDSKDTVWIATHGGLAYLSSGSIHLMHALPELLREQISGITEDGLGSLWFTTSDHVIQVNRDLLLSGSVAGSDLQSYGASDGLQGLDGTRRDRSMTSDGMGRIWISLNSRLVVADPQHILSSDTRPIAARIRSMTADGVDVTLKGLPKIAPGTRSITFTFASTSLSDLERMEFRYKLDGSDQSWSDATGMRHVIYKNLGPGTYRFRVIASSGGGFWNGSEASLPFVVDRAFWQTWWFQALCVTAFGLTFVLLYQLRVYRLTRQLNLNFQERLAERTRIAQELHDTLLQSFQGLMLRFQTVDELLPSRPLEAKATLDGALERADQAISEGRGAIQNIRSTKGSTSDLAETMNAMMIRLKEENSGGHRTMPALSLLTEGEPQSIHPLLTEEICRIGLEALRNSLLHANADHIETEITYGVSYLRLRFRDNGDGIDPETLRDGNRPGHWGIVGMKERAERIHAQFNLWSKTGAGTEVELKLSARLAYEASQERSSLWPFRRGSATRP, via the coding sequence ATGCTGTTGGGTCTCTGCCTGGTGCAGACGGGTGCGGCGCTGGATCGTACGAAGTCGATGTCGCAGTATATCCATGAGAGGTGGGACGCCGAGAAGGGGTTTCTCGGTGGACAGGTCCACGCGATTGGGGAATCCAACGATGGCTATCTCTGGGTTGGAACCGAACGCGGACTGCTGCGATACGACGGATTCACGTTTACCCTGATGCAACAGCCGTTGCGCAACGCAGAGCCCCTTGGCGCCATCCGCAGCCTGGTCTCCGACGGCGAAGGCAATCTCTGGATCAGGATGGATGGTCCTCGTTTGTTGCGGTATCGCGACGGCGTCTTTGAAGATGCCAGTGCGCAGATTCCGCAGAGTGCGTTTCTCTTTTCCGCGATGGCTTCCGACGAGGCGAACGGGATGCTTCTCTCGGGACTGGGTGGCGGCACATTCCTCTATCGCAACCGAACGTTTGAGACGGTGGCGGGGGCTGAGAGCTTTCCGGGGACGGTGACATCGCTGGCGATGACGCGGGACGGTGCGGTCTGGACCGCTACGCGCGAGGGTGGGCTCTCTCGAACCCTTGGCGGAAGCGTATCCAATCGGTCGGGGGCGCTAGGCGGCAAGAAGGTCGATTCCCTGCTGCAGTCCAACGATGGCGGGCTTTGGGTTGGCACCGAAAGCGGTCTTTTGCTGCTTACCGCGCGGGGTACGGTGGCCGCGGATTTTTCCTCGTTGACGAGGCATCTTGCGATTCTGGCCCTGGCCAAGGACAGGAGCGGGAACCTCTGGATCGGGACGAATCGCGGTCTCCTTCGGATTACGGCATCGGGAGCTGCGTCGTTCGATCTTCTCAGCAACGAGGAAGGTTCCGAAGTCACCGCGGTTTATGTGGATCACGAGGGGAGCCTCTGGTATGGAGGTGCACACGGGATTGAATGCCTGCGCGATGGCGCATTTACAACCTATGCGGGCGAGCAGGGCGTACCGCATCAGGCTATCGGTCCCTTGTCTATCGACAACGATGGCCGCACCTGGTTTGCGCCGCTCTCCGGAGGACTTTACTTTTTGAAGGACGGGCACACCACGCGGATCACCGCAGCCGGCCTGACCGATGATGTCGTGTATTCCATCAGTGGCAGCGGCGACGAGGTTTGGGTGGGGCGGCAGAGAGGCGGGCTTACCGGGCTCTCCGTGAATGGCGGGCGGGTGACCGCACGCACCTTTACCCAGCGCGCAGGCCTCGCGCAGAATACCGTGTATTCGGTGCATGCGCATCAAGATGGAACGGTCTGGGCCGGTACGGTGAGCGCCGGTGTCAGCAGACTGAAGGATGGACGCTTTACGAATTTCTCCACGGCGAATGGGCTTTCGTCGAATGATGTGAAGTCCATCGCTGAGGGCCATGACGGGACGATGTGGTTTGCGACTTCGGCCGGTCTGGACTCCTTCAAGGATGGTCGCTGGACCGCATGGACTGCGCGGGATGGCTTGCCAGCCTCCGGGATCGAGTCGATCTATGAAGACTCGAAAGACACGGTATGGATCGCGACTCACGGGGGGCTGGCCTATCTCTCTTCGGGAAGCATCCATCTGATGCACGCATTGCCCGAACTCTTGCGGGAACAGATCTCCGGCATCACGGAAGACGGCCTGGGCTCGCTGTGGTTTACGACCTCTGATCATGTGATTCAGGTGAACCGCGATCTGCTTTTGTCCGGCTCGGTGGCCGGGTCGGATCTGCAGTCCTACGGCGCTTCGGATGGCTTGCAGGGACTGGACGGAACACGCCGCGACCGTTCCATGACGAGCGATGGCATGGGCCGGATCTGGATTTCTTTGAACTCCAGATTGGTGGTTGCCGATCCGCAGCATATTCTAAGCAGCGATACGAGACCGATTGCAGCACGCATCCGATCGATGACCGCGGATGGAGTAGACGTCACGCTCAAGGGCTTACCGAAGATTGCGCCGGGGACGCGCAGCATCACGTTCACGTTTGCGAGCACAAGCCTGTCCGATCTGGAACGCATGGAGTTTCGCTATAAGCTCGACGGCTCGGACCAGAGTTGGAGTGACGCGACCGGGATGCGGCATGTCATCTATAAGAACCTGGGGCCCGGCACGTATCGCTTTCGCGTGATCGCTTCGAGCGGTGGAGGATTCTGGAATGGCTCGGAAGCCAGCCTGCCCTTCGTCGTCGATCGGGCTTTCTGGCAGACATGGTGGTTTCAGGCCCTTTGCGTCACGGCATTCGGCCTGACGTTCGTTCTGCTTTACCAGCTGCGGGTGTATCGACTGACGCGTCAGTTGAATCTCAACTTCCAGGAGAGGCTGGCGGAGCGAACACGCATCGCCCAGGAGCTGCACGACACACTGCTGCAAAGCTTCCAGGGCCTGATGCTTCGCTTTCAGACCGTGGATGAGCTGCTGCCAAGCCGTCCCCTGGAAGCGAAGGCTACACTCGACGGGGCACTCGAACGAGCCGATCAAGCCATCAGCGAAGGTCGCGGTGCGATCCAGAACATTCGGTCCACGAAGGGTTCTACGAGCGATCTCGCTGAGACGATGAACGCGATGATGATACGGCTGAAGGAAGAAAACTCCGGCGGGCATAGGACAATGCCTGCGCTTTCTCTGCTGACCGAGGGTGAGCCTCAGTCGATCCATCCGCTGCTGACCGAGGAGATCTGCCGCATTGGCCTTGAAGCCTTGAGGAACTCGCTTCTTCACGCCAACGCCGATCATATCGAGACGGAGATTACGTATGGAGTTTCCTACCTGCGGCTGCGCTTCCGCGACAATGGGGATGGGATCGATCCTGAAACGCTCCGCGATGGCAACCGGCCGGGACATTGGGGTATCGTCGGGATGAAGGAACGTGCGGAACGCATTCATGCGCAATTCAATCTATGGAGCAAGACAGGCGCCGGTACGGAAGTTGAGTTGAAGCTCTCAGCCCGTCTCGCGTACGAAGCATCGCAGGAACGCTCGTCTCTTTGGCCGTTCCGCAGGGGAAGCGCTACACGACCATGA
- a CDS encoding response regulator has product MTTDHTLIRILTVDDHLLLREGVSSLIGSQPDMRIVAEASSGREAIEQFRAHRPDVTLMDLRMAEMNGIEAMTAILGEFPEAKIVVLTTYQGDVEVLRALKAGARAYLLKGLLRKELLETIRAVQAGRKFISPELAFQLAEHATDSSLTSREIDVLRLIAGGNSNKIVADKLSVSEDTVKMHVKNILSKLNANDRTHAVTIALKRGILEL; this is encoded by the coding sequence ATGACCACAGACCATACACTGATCCGCATTCTTACTGTCGACGACCACCTTCTTCTTCGCGAAGGAGTCTCCTCTCTAATCGGCAGTCAACCCGACATGCGGATCGTCGCCGAAGCTTCGAGCGGACGCGAAGCCATTGAGCAGTTCAGAGCCCATCGTCCGGACGTGACCTTGATGGATCTGCGTATGGCCGAGATGAACGGCATTGAAGCCATGACGGCGATCCTCGGAGAGTTCCCCGAGGCGAAGATTGTTGTGCTGACGACCTACCAGGGTGACGTGGAAGTACTGCGGGCTCTGAAGGCAGGGGCGCGCGCGTATCTGCTGAAGGGTCTGCTTCGCAAAGAGCTTCTCGAGACCATCCGCGCCGTCCAGGCGGGGCGCAAATTCATTTCACCCGAGCTTGCCTTTCAACTCGCCGAACACGCCACGGACAGTAGTCTGACCAGCAGGGAGATCGACGTGCTGCGATTGATCGCCGGTGGAAACTCGAACAAGATCGTCGCCGACAAGCTGTCGGTCTCCGAGGATACGGTGAAGATGCATGTGAAGAATATCCTCTCGAAGCTGAACGCCAATGACCGCACGCACGCTGTGACCATAGCCCTGAAACGCGGGATCCTCGAGCTGTGA
- a CDS encoding DoxX family protein — translation MLIHSGVPGLAAQSHQRHVALLIVPAILGALLLIGFWTPVAGILLGVFEMIGIVYGAESVQGSLLLGTVSIALAMTGPGMWSIDARMFGRRRLEVRDR, via the coding sequence ATGCTTATCCATTCCGGCGTGCCGGGCCTGGCGGCTCAGTCGCATCAAAGACACGTTGCCCTATTGATTGTGCCCGCGATTCTGGGCGCGTTGCTGCTGATTGGCTTTTGGACACCGGTGGCCGGGATACTGCTCGGGGTTTTCGAAATGATCGGGATCGTCTATGGTGCCGAGAGCGTGCAGGGCTCGCTCCTGCTGGGGACGGTGAGCATCGCGCTTGCGATGACCGGGCCGGGGATGTGGTCCATCGACGCACGGATGTTCGGGCGCCGCCGACTGGAAGTGCGGGATCGATGA
- a CDS encoding RNA polymerase sigma factor: MISAILCGSTHLYGTLILPYQTRLYRIAFSHMKNEEDAKDVAQESLLKGFIKLHTFQRRSRFSTWLIGITINEARNRLRRSSSFPMQSLDHSLLDGSTVTRNVSDAGETPAQSLERQELRRTLLRAMEALSEDYRQVFVLRVMQELTTFETAKTLKISIALVKTRLHRARVMLQASLGPGLLRTK, encoded by the coding sequence ATGATCTCTGCAATCCTGTGTGGGAGCACGCATCTCTATGGCACCCTCATCCTTCCCTACCAGACTCGCCTGTATCGGATCGCCTTCTCGCACATGAAGAACGAAGAGGATGCCAAAGACGTTGCGCAGGAGAGCCTTTTGAAGGGATTTATCAAGCTGCATACCTTTCAGCGGCGCTCGCGGTTCAGCACATGGTTGATCGGGATCACGATCAACGAAGCGAGAAACCGGTTGCGTCGCAGTTCCTCTTTTCCCATGCAGTCCCTCGATCATTCCCTTCTTGACGGCTCGACCGTGACGCGCAACGTCTCCGATGCAGGGGAAACTCCTGCACAGTCTCTGGAAAGACAGGAACTACGCCGCACCTTATTGCGGGCCATGGAGGCACTCTCAGAGGACTATCGGCAAGTCTTCGTTCTGCGCGTCATGCAGGAGTTGACGACCTTCGAAACAGCCAAAACCTTGAAGATATCCATCGCTCTGGTAAAGACGCGTCTGCATCGTGCTCGCGTGATGTTGCAGGCGTCGCTCGGTCCCGGACTATTGCGGACCAAGTGA
- a CDS encoding cytochrome P460 family protein — protein sequence MNRKVSLVKQRAFQALLFVGVVSLSLRGVMLNPRGVYATASVAQNVSPGNSLPSGYRDWRLVSIAHEAGNLNDLRAILGNDQAIESYRAGTLPFPDGTIIARLAWIYTPSEENNKVFGKEQSFVAGTPTNVQLMVKDSQRYAATGGWGFEQFDHGKAASAEATSGCYACHAPVKDRDYVFTRYAP from the coding sequence ATGAATCGGAAGGTGAGTCTTGTGAAGCAGAGAGCCTTCCAGGCCCTGCTGTTTGTGGGCGTTGTGAGTCTATCCCTCCGCGGGGTCATGTTGAACCCGAGAGGAGTCTACGCCACGGCGAGTGTCGCGCAGAACGTTTCCCCCGGGAACAGCCTGCCGTCGGGATATCGGGATTGGCGGCTCGTCTCGATCGCTCACGAGGCCGGCAACCTGAACGACCTGCGCGCGATCCTGGGCAATGACCAGGCGATCGAGAGCTACCGGGCTGGAACGCTTCCGTTCCCTGATGGAACGATCATCGCTCGTCTGGCCTGGATCTATACGCCCTCGGAAGAGAACAACAAGGTCTTTGGGAAGGAGCAATCGTTTGTGGCCGGTACTCCCACCAACGTTCAGCTCATGGTCAAGGACTCGCAACGATACGCAGCGACGGGTGGGTGGGGATTTGAGCAGTTCGATCACGGCAAAGCCGCCAGTGCTGAGGCGACCAGCGGTTGTTACGCCTGTCATGCTCCGGTCAAGGATCGCGACTATGTCTTCACCCGGTACGCTCCATAG
- a CDS encoding organic hydroperoxide resistance protein, translating into MMAIHKVLYTAKVHTAGGRDGGSAKSEDGNLDLELSLPGSKHAGVNPEQLFAAGWSACFLGALAIAAAKQKITLPANRSVDAEIDLGTGEGGFLLAARLSVNLPGIASEDGERLIEAAHQTCPYSKAVRGNIEVAVSLA; encoded by the coding sequence ATGATGGCGATCCATAAAGTTCTTTACACGGCAAAAGTTCATACAGCAGGCGGGCGGGATGGAGGCTCGGCGAAAAGCGAGGACGGGAATCTGGACCTTGAACTATCCTTGCCTGGTTCGAAGCATGCCGGCGTCAACCCCGAGCAGTTGTTCGCGGCTGGATGGTCTGCATGCTTTCTCGGAGCACTCGCAATTGCGGCAGCCAAGCAAAAGATAACCCTGCCTGCTAACCGCTCGGTCGATGCAGAGATCGATCTTGGCACGGGAGAAGGCGGATTCCTGCTTGCCGCACGCCTGTCCGTCAATCTCCCCGGCATTGCAAGTGAGGATGGTGAGCGGTTGATTGAGGCTGCGCATCAGACCTGCCCTTATTCAAAAGCGGTGCGCGGAAACATCGAGGTTGCCGTCTCACTCGCGTGA